One region of Thermosinus carboxydivorans Nor1 genomic DNA includes:
- a CDS encoding bifunctional riboflavin kinase/FAD synthetase, with product MKIVTQIGDLGRIYSKTAIALGTFDGVHIGHQRIIRRAVELARVAGGSSVVFTFSNHPLSIVAPERCPPLLLTQEDKARLIEELGVDLLVSIPFTATFLRLSPYEFVNLLVEHLSPVHIVVGPNYTFGYKSAGTPETLKEIGAKAGFSVQIEQAVCIDDKLVSSTYIRSLIAAGKVAEARKFLGRPPLLSGEVVHGEARGRILGYPTANIKTAEGMLLPADGVYVVRLLAGDIHYDGVANVGRNPTFNGQQRRVEVFLFGFEGSLYGQTVTVTFWERLRGEMVFANADELKRQISQDIQLARTYHQAFPGV from the coding sequence ATGAAAATCGTTACCCAAATCGGCGACTTGGGTCGAATTTACTCAAAAACGGCTATTGCTCTTGGCACTTTTGACGGGGTCCATATTGGCCATCAACGGATCATTCGCAGAGCCGTGGAATTGGCCAGAGTCGCAGGTGGCAGCAGTGTGGTATTTACTTTCAGCAACCATCCGTTATCAATTGTTGCTCCTGAGCGGTGTCCACCCCTCTTGCTAACGCAGGAAGACAAGGCCCGGTTGATTGAAGAACTAGGCGTTGATCTTCTGGTTAGTATTCCATTTACAGCTACGTTTTTAAGATTATCGCCCTACGAGTTCGTAAACTTATTAGTGGAACATTTATCTCCTGTTCACATAGTTGTAGGACCAAATTATACTTTTGGCTATAAAAGCGCCGGTACTCCAGAAACACTCAAAGAAATTGGCGCTAAGGCAGGTTTTTCCGTTCAAATTGAACAAGCCGTGTGCATAGATGATAAACTTGTTAGCAGTACTTACATCCGTAGCCTTATTGCCGCCGGAAAAGTGGCTGAAGCCAGGAAGTTTCTTGGCCGCCCACCGCTTCTTTCGGGGGAAGTGGTGCATGGAGAAGCCCGCGGACGTATTCTAGGCTACCCCACAGCAAATATTAAAACGGCCGAAGGCATGTTGCTGCCTGCCGACGGGGTTTATGTCGTACGACTTTTGGCCGGAGATATACACTATGATGGCGTGGCCAACGTAGGGCGTAACCCAACTTTTAACGGCCAACAGCGGCGTGTAGAGGTATTTCTTTTTGGTTTTGAAGGAAGCTTATATGGCCAAACCGTAACGGTTACATTTTGGGAACGTTTACGCGGTGAAATGGTTTTTGCCAACGCCGACGAATTAAAACGCCAGATCAGCCAGGATATTCAACTGGCACGCACCTACCATCAAGCCTTTCCTGGTGTTTAG
- a CDS encoding glycosyl hydrolase family 18 protein, whose protein sequence is MFKYKVQITWLMLASFVFAMLVPLAPVQAASIADLLGQTSSSGQGLVDLLLGLFLGKFLDNLFNGASRAADKIGLPSGLIHPGAKEIVGFYAEWWSGDKASFNSLSANTDAVKTIAPFWATLQADGSVTDRGGRDHAAVVDFAHRHNISVLLLVNNAKQDNSVNSPIHTVLSDPSLRSKAIDSLEAYIKKFNLDGVNIDFEMVPPEDRDNLTAFMKELSARLKPQGYRVSIDVFPKQDEQKDVAYAYDYAALSKYADKIMIMTYDNHGMWSDAGPIADIRWVEQSIQYALQFIPKHKLYLGIATYGYDWSNQGVESLTYANVMDLAKRYNALMQWDEPSKSPHFTYTGADGLAHQVWFENSRSLHYKLDLINKYDLAGAALWKLGDEDPNYWSVLKAKLLKQ, encoded by the coding sequence ATGTTCAAATATAAAGTTCAGATAACTTGGTTGATGCTTGCCAGTTTTGTATTTGCCATGTTAGTACCTCTGGCTCCTGTACAAGCTGCTTCTATTGCCGATTTATTAGGGCAGACGTCCTCTTCCGGACAAGGTCTGGTTGACCTTCTCCTCGGCCTCTTTTTGGGTAAGTTCCTGGACAACTTGTTTAACGGTGCTTCTCGGGCTGCCGATAAAATCGGTCTGCCAAGCGGGTTGATACATCCCGGCGCAAAAGAGATTGTCGGTTTTTACGCTGAATGGTGGAGTGGCGATAAGGCTTCCTTTAACTCCCTTTCCGCCAATACCGATGCCGTGAAAACTATTGCCCCTTTCTGGGCCACGCTGCAAGCGGACGGTTCAGTAACCGACCGGGGCGGTCGCGACCATGCAGCGGTGGTTGACTTTGCTCACCGTCATAATATTTCGGTGCTGCTTCTCGTCAATAATGCCAAACAAGATAATTCCGTTAACTCTCCCATACACACCGTTTTATCCGATCCAAGTTTGCGCAGCAAAGCCATTGATAGCCTAGAGGCATACATCAAAAAATTTAACCTTGACGGTGTAAATATAGATTTTGAAATGGTTCCGCCCGAAGACCGTGATAATTTGACTGCTTTTATGAAGGAGTTGTCGGCTCGGTTAAAACCGCAGGGCTATCGTGTCAGCATTGATGTTTTTCCCAAACAGGATGAACAGAAAGATGTGGCTTACGCTTATGACTATGCAGCTCTCAGTAAGTATGCTGACAAAATTATGATTATGACCTATGACAACCATGGTATGTGGAGTGATGCTGGTCCCATTGCCGATATCCGCTGGGTGGAACAGAGTATTCAATACGCTTTGCAGTTTATCCCCAAACACAAGTTATATCTCGGCATTGCTACCTACGGCTATGACTGGTCGAACCAGGGCGTTGAAAGCTTGACTTACGCTAATGTTATGGATCTGGCAAAGCGATATAATGCCCTCATGCAGTGGGACGAGCCTTCTAAATCGCCGCATTTTACTTACACCGGTGCGGACGGACTCGCCCATCAGGTCTGGTTTGAAAACAGCCGGAGCCTGCATTACAAACTGGACTTAATTAACAAGTATGACCTGGCCGGTGCTGCCCTATGGAAACTGGGCGATGAAGATCCCAATTACTGGTCGGTCTTAAAAGCAAAGTTATTAAAACAATAG
- the rbfA gene encoding 30S ribosome-binding factor RbfA, translated as MGQLRVEKIQEFIKQEVSKIILTELKDPRIGFVTVTRVEVSGDLRYAKIFLSLMGSDEEKAGTWAGLHRALGYIRTEIGKHLGIRHVPELSLHLDESLQYSARIQELLNKIKHEESQ; from the coding sequence ATGGGACAGTTGCGCGTCGAAAAGATACAGGAGTTTATAAAACAGGAAGTCAGTAAGATCATTTTGACAGAACTTAAAGACCCACGCATTGGCTTCGTTACGGTTACTCGTGTCGAGGTATCCGGCGATTTGCGCTACGCTAAAATTTTTCTCAGCCTCATGGGTTCCGATGAAGAAAAAGCGGGAACATGGGCCGGCCTCCACCGGGCCTTGGGATACATTAGAACAGAGATTGGCAAGCATCTTGGCATTCGGCACGTTCCCGAATTATCTTTGCACTTGGATGAATCGCTGCAGTACAGCGCGCGGATACAGGAACTGTTAAACAAAATCAAACACGAAGAGAGTCAGTGA
- a CDS encoding N-acetylmuramoyl-L-alanine amidase family protein: MDYLKIISYCLLCVLVVGLLAPVQGAHAAPVDDVLKTLTASTAPTDGKGANLFEKLFDLLFNKILGPILNIFNGGKAEAPASTSPIKVTPLPPSSSGPIQDTGVLRGKVIVVDPGHGGSNPGAVAFNTREADNNLAVALKLRDKLVRAGANVIMTRSTDRTVAPEGSSLGEELQARVDIAEANHADIFVSIHSNSNPDPTIAGAMTFYPSGRSQSLALEVQSALIESTNAVDKGVAPATFYVLRNTSMPSILVEMGFVTNDQEAKKLQDDSYRNSIAQGIYNGIVRYFNKNSK; encoded by the coding sequence GTGGATTATCTAAAAATAATATCATACTGCTTACTGTGTGTTCTGGTAGTAGGTCTTTTGGCTCCTGTGCAAGGCGCGCATGCCGCGCCGGTTGATGATGTATTGAAAACGCTAACTGCCTCTACGGCGCCTACTGACGGTAAAGGCGCCAACCTGTTTGAAAAATTGTTTGACCTATTATTTAACAAAATCTTGGGACCGATCTTAAATATTTTCAATGGTGGAAAGGCGGAAGCACCCGCCTCGACTTCGCCAATAAAAGTTACTCCTCTGCCGCCGTCTTCTTCCGGTCCGATACAGGATACAGGCGTGCTGCGCGGCAAGGTAATTGTCGTCGACCCCGGCCACGGCGGTAGCAATCCTGGTGCTGTTGCTTTTAATACCCGTGAAGCGGATAATAACCTGGCTGTGGCCTTAAAACTTCGGGATAAACTTGTTCGTGCCGGGGCCAATGTCATCATGACTCGCAGTACAGACCGTACGGTAGCACCGGAAGGAAGCTCTTTAGGCGAAGAATTGCAAGCAAGAGTGGATATTGCCGAAGCAAACCATGCTGATATTTTTGTAAGCATTCACTCAAACTCCAATCCCGATCCGACTATTGCTGGCGCGATGACCTTCTATCCCAGCGGCCGATCGCAGTCATTGGCCTTAGAAGTGCAAAGCGCGCTAATTGAGTCCACAAACGCCGTAGACAAGGGCGTGGCGCCTGCCACTTTCTATGTACTGCGCAATACATCGATGCCCAGTATTTTGGTTGAAATGGGCTTTGTCACCAATGACCAGGAAGCTAAAAAGCTCCAGGATGATTCCTATCGCAATAGCATTGCTCAAGGAATTTATAACGGGATTGTCCGCTATTTTAATAAGAATAGCAAATAA
- a CDS encoding DHH family phosphoesterase produces the protein MEISLYDVAAKINQAGRLVLTAHIHPDGDCLGSMLALYSCLCRAGKEVTMLLDDSVPAMYQFLPGYEEIRRPVTFHDGVDLLVVLDASDEERIGRVKEMVRAPVLNIDHHISNTKFADYWYVDSQAAATGEIVFELLKMLNLPVDAVVACCLFTAIATDCGFFRYANTTATTLRYAAELVEKGAQPHIISENLETKPLDSIVALTKALDTLELHHDGRIAAITVDSYAEGAENTEGFINYPRNIEGVEIAVMFKVIDEETVRVSFRSRKTDVSRLALSFGGGGHARAAGCTIRGSLAVVKDKVFQAAIRALQE, from the coding sequence ATGGAAATTTCGTTATATGATGTTGCCGCCAAAATAAACCAGGCTGGGCGTTTGGTGTTGACGGCCCATATTCATCCCGATGGCGATTGCTTGGGTTCAATGTTGGCGCTTTATTCCTGTTTGTGCCGTGCAGGTAAAGAAGTTACTATGCTGCTCGATGATTCAGTGCCAGCAATGTACCAATTTTTGCCTGGATATGAGGAAATACGCCGGCCGGTGACGTTCCATGACGGCGTTGATTTGTTAGTCGTCCTCGATGCTAGCGATGAGGAACGGATTGGGCGAGTCAAAGAAATGGTAAGGGCGCCGGTTTTAAATATTGATCACCACATTTCCAATACGAAGTTTGCTGATTACTGGTATGTGGACAGTCAGGCGGCGGCAACAGGAGAAATCGTTTTTGAACTTCTCAAAATGCTAAATTTACCGGTTGACGCCGTCGTAGCTTGCTGCCTTTTTACAGCTATTGCTACCGATTGTGGATTTTTCCGTTATGCAAATACAACGGCAACGACGCTGCGTTATGCCGCTGAGCTTGTGGAAAAAGGCGCCCAACCTCATATCATATCCGAGAACCTGGAAACAAAGCCGCTAGATAGTATTGTTGCGCTTACGAAAGCGTTGGATACCTTAGAACTACATCATGACGGGCGAATTGCCGCGATAACTGTTGATTCCTATGCTGAAGGGGCGGAAAATACTGAAGGCTTTATCAACTACCCCCGTAACATTGAAGGCGTAGAGATTGCCGTAATGTTTAAAGTTATTGATGAGGAGACAGTACGCGTTAGCTTCCGTTCCCGCAAGACCGATGTTAGCAGACTGGCCTTGTCTTTTGGCGGAGGCGGTCACGCTCGTGCGGCTGGCTGCACGATAAGGGGTTCTTTGGCAGTTGTTAAAGACAAGGTTTTTCAGGCAGCCATCCGTGCCCTACAGGAGTGA
- the rpsO gene encoding 30S ribosomal protein S15: MLTPEQKQQIIQKYRLHEADTGSPEVQIAILTERINYLTEHLKEHKKDHHSRRGLLKMVGQRRGLLNYLRDNDIERYRSIIEKLNLRK, encoded by the coding sequence ATGTTGACGCCGGAACAAAAACAGCAGATTATTCAGAAGTACCGTCTTCACGAAGCCGATACAGGCTCACCTGAGGTGCAGATTGCTATTCTCACCGAGCGAATTAACTACCTGACCGAGCATCTCAAAGAGCACAAAAAAGACCATCATTCGCGCCGTGGTCTTCTAAAGATGGTTGGTCAACGTAGAGGCTTGTTGAATTATCTGCGGGACAACGACATTGAGCGTTATCGTTCCATCATTGAAAAACTCAACCTCAGAAAATAA
- the truB gene encoding tRNA pseudouridine(55) synthase TruB, translating to MAEGILNILKPPGMTSHDAVAFVRRLYGVKRVGHAGTLDPAAAGVLPVFVGAATRLIEYTADADKSYRVEMTVGRETDTGDDTGNIIRTAPCVLPPISDLDALLQEFTGEIEQIPPMYSAIKIGGQKLYDLARQGIIVERQPRRIKINKIQLIAVREQRIYFDVDCSKGTYIRTLCTDIGRRLGCPAVMSFLVRTRVGNFQLTEALTLEEIAAEKERALQAPDLAVAHFPPIFLTVAQAKAIVQGQAVRIDCRNQGMIRLYNDQKQFIGIGEKQGPGAPLRPVKIVCTNPGD from the coding sequence ATGGCCGAAGGCATTCTCAATATTTTAAAACCGCCTGGAATGACTTCGCATGATGCTGTTGCTTTCGTTCGTCGCCTTTACGGTGTAAAACGTGTGGGCCACGCTGGTACGCTTGACCCAGCCGCGGCAGGTGTGCTTCCTGTATTTGTTGGTGCCGCGACGCGACTCATAGAGTATACTGCTGACGCTGACAAAAGTTACCGGGTAGAAATGACAGTCGGCCGTGAAACCGATACAGGCGATGATACGGGGAATATTATCCGCACTGCTCCTTGTGTATTGCCGCCTATTAGCGATCTTGATGCTCTCTTGCAAGAATTTACAGGAGAAATTGAGCAAATTCCGCCCATGTACTCGGCAATCAAAATCGGGGGTCAAAAACTTTATGATTTGGCGCGTCAAGGCATTATTGTTGAGCGGCAACCGCGCCGGATCAAAATTAACAAAATTCAGCTTATTGCTGTCCGGGAACAAAGAATATATTTCGATGTAGACTGCTCCAAAGGCACCTATATCCGGACTCTCTGCACTGATATTGGCCGCCGTCTCGGTTGTCCGGCAGTGATGTCCTTTTTGGTCCGTACCCGGGTTGGCAATTTTCAGCTAACTGAGGCCTTAACGCTGGAAGAAATTGCCGCGGAAAAAGAACGGGCCTTACAGGCGCCTGATTTGGCTGTTGCTCATTTTCCGCCAATTTTTCTGACGGTGGCGCAAGCCAAGGCTATTGTTCAAGGCCAGGCAGTCCGGATAGACTGCCGCAACCAGGGAATGATTCGGTTATATAATGACCAGAAACAGTTTATCGGCATAGGCGAAAAACAAGGACCTGGGGCGCCGCTGCGGCCTGTTAAAATCGTGTGCACCAATCCCGGCGACTAA
- a CDS encoding polyribonucleotide nucleotidyltransferase, whose product MQTFQMQLAGRALVVETGKMAKQANGAVLIRYGDTAVLVTATASAEPRQGIDFFPLTVDYEERLYSVGKIPGGFIKREGRPSEAAILAGRLIDRPIRPLFAEGFRNDVHVVATVLSVDQDNPPDIPAMIGASCALSISDIPFNGPIGGVRVGRVDGQFIINPTVEQQERSDLNLVVAGTKDAVLMVEAGANEVPEEAILDAITFGHDVIREIVAFQEKIVAEVGKPKREIPLYEVPPEIDAAVREYVTEKLKDAVTNPDKLMREEQIKQVKAEATEHFLVLYPDNAKDIAYVMQKVLKEIVRKMITIDKVRPDGRKLDEIRPISCEVGLLRRTHGSGLFTRGQTQVLTVTTLGAIGDEQILDGLGVEESKRYMHHYNFPAFSVGETRPARGPGRREIGHGALAERALLPVIPPETEFPYTIRLVSEVLESNGSTSMGSVCGSTLSLMDAGVPIKAPVSGVAMGLVKEGDHYTILTDIQGIEDALGDMDFKVAGTAKGVTAIQMDIKISGITKEILADALEQARRGRLFILDKMLEVIKEPRPELSPYAPRIITMEIDPDKIRDVIGPGGKTIKKIIDETGVTIDIEDDGKVFIAAVDVEAGKKAVRIIENLVRDVEVGGVYMGKVTRLMNFGAFVEILPGKEGLVHISQLARERVNKVEDVVKVGDEILVKVTEIDRQGRINLSRKELLKAERDSKSND is encoded by the coding sequence ATGCAAACTTTTCAGATGCAGCTTGCGGGAAGGGCGCTGGTTGTAGAAACGGGCAAAATGGCAAAACAGGCAAATGGCGCCGTCCTAATTCGCTATGGCGACACGGCCGTTCTAGTGACAGCTACCGCTTCTGCAGAGCCCAGGCAAGGCATCGACTTTTTTCCTTTGACGGTAGACTACGAGGAAAGACTATACTCTGTCGGTAAAATACCGGGCGGATTTATTAAGCGTGAGGGACGTCCCAGCGAAGCAGCCATCCTCGCCGGTCGTCTGATTGACCGGCCAATTCGACCGTTATTCGCTGAAGGATTCAGGAATGATGTCCATGTAGTTGCTACCGTGCTTTCCGTGGATCAGGACAACCCACCGGATATTCCGGCCATGATTGGGGCTTCGTGCGCACTTTCCATTTCCGATATTCCCTTTAACGGCCCAATTGGCGGCGTACGGGTAGGCAGGGTTGACGGTCAGTTTATTATTAATCCCACAGTGGAACAACAAGAGCGTAGCGACCTTAATCTAGTCGTCGCCGGCACCAAGGACGCAGTTTTAATGGTCGAAGCCGGCGCCAATGAAGTGCCGGAAGAAGCAATATTGGACGCGATAACCTTCGGACATGATGTCATTCGGGAAATTGTCGCTTTTCAGGAAAAAATAGTTGCCGAGGTCGGCAAACCTAAGCGGGAAATTCCTCTTTATGAAGTACCGCCAGAAATTGATGCCGCCGTGCGCGAATATGTTACCGAGAAACTAAAAGATGCCGTCACCAATCCCGACAAGTTAATGCGGGAAGAGCAAATCAAGCAGGTGAAGGCTGAGGCGACCGAACACTTTTTAGTCCTATATCCGGACAATGCTAAGGATATTGCCTATGTTATGCAAAAAGTTCTCAAAGAAATTGTTCGGAAGATGATTACCATCGATAAAGTAAGACCGGACGGTCGGAAGCTAGATGAAATTCGACCGATAAGCTGTGAAGTAGGCTTGCTGCGGCGAACACATGGCTCAGGTTTGTTTACACGCGGCCAAACGCAGGTGTTGACGGTAACAACTCTAGGCGCTATTGGCGACGAACAGATTTTGGATGGGCTCGGTGTCGAAGAGTCTAAACGCTATATGCATCATTACAATTTCCCGGCATTTAGTGTAGGGGAAACGAGACCTGCCCGCGGGCCTGGACGACGGGAAATCGGGCATGGGGCGCTGGCAGAACGGGCGCTGCTACCGGTTATTCCCCCGGAAACGGAATTCCCGTATACTATCCGGCTGGTGTCGGAAGTCTTAGAATCTAACGGCTCAACTTCTATGGGGAGCGTATGTGGCAGCACTCTGTCCCTCATGGATGCCGGGGTGCCGATCAAGGCTCCTGTATCCGGCGTAGCCATGGGGCTCGTGAAGGAAGGCGATCATTACACCATTCTTACCGATATCCAGGGAATTGAAGATGCTCTCGGCGATATGGACTTCAAAGTAGCAGGTACAGCCAAGGGTGTAACCGCTATCCAAATGGATATTAAAATCTCTGGCATCACGAAAGAAATTTTGGCTGACGCTCTGGAACAGGCTCGCCGCGGCCGGTTGTTTATTTTAGATAAGATGTTGGAAGTTATCAAAGAACCTAGACCCGAACTATCGCCTTATGCTCCCAGAATTATTACCATGGAAATTGATCCCGACAAGATTCGCGATGTTATCGGTCCGGGTGGAAAAACGATCAAGAAGATTATTGATGAAACGGGCGTTACGATTGACATCGAGGATGACGGCAAGGTCTTTATCGCCGCTGTTGATGTGGAAGCCGGCAAAAAAGCAGTTCGTATCATCGAGAACCTTGTACGCGACGTAGAAGTGGGCGGCGTTTACATGGGGAAGGTTACCCGCCTGATGAATTTCGGGGCCTTTGTTGAGATTTTGCCAGGCAAGGAAGGGTTGGTGCACATCTCGCAACTAGCGCGCGAGCGTGTTAACAAGGTAGAGGATGTTGTGAAAGTAGGCGATGAGATTCTCGTAAAGGTTACCGAAATTGACCGGCAGGGACGGATAAATCTATCTCGTAAAGAACTTCTCAAGGCTGAGCGCGATAGTAAAAGTAATGATTAG
- a CDS encoding polysaccharide deacetylase family protein, with amino-acid sequence MIPLKWRWIIIKRLPNWYMFLATSVFLTVAMLAGALQPLLINTISASKPQPIFHGNLNQPKVAFACNVFWGEEFLPAMLDTFDQHNIKITFFIGGSWGKRYPEMLKELAKRGHELGNHSFSHPHPNSLSKRQNQEQILRTENLIQEVTGIKTTLYAPPYGEYNDTVLSAAAELGYTTIMWSVDTIDWKKPSEEVIWNRVMKKIHNGAIVLMHPTEVTAKALPVLIKEITAKGYIITTVSDIIK; translated from the coding sequence GTGATACCGTTGAAATGGCGCTGGATTATTATTAAACGCTTGCCCAATTGGTATATGTTTTTGGCAACGAGCGTCTTTCTTACTGTCGCCATGCTGGCAGGCGCTTTGCAACCTTTGCTTATCAACACGATAAGTGCTTCGAAGCCGCAGCCAATATTTCATGGCAACCTAAACCAACCAAAAGTCGCCTTTGCTTGCAACGTTTTTTGGGGCGAAGAATTCCTTCCAGCCATGCTGGATACCTTTGATCAGCATAATATAAAAATAACCTTTTTTATTGGGGGAAGTTGGGGTAAGCGATATCCGGAAATGCTCAAAGAACTGGCTAAACGCGGTCATGAATTGGGCAACCATTCCTTCAGCCACCCCCATCCCAACAGTTTGTCTAAACGGCAAAATCAGGAACAGATTTTACGGACTGAAAACCTTATCCAAGAAGTGACAGGTATAAAAACCACGCTCTATGCCCCTCCTTACGGAGAATATAATGATACTGTGTTGAGTGCGGCAGCCGAGCTGGGTTATACGACAATAATGTGGAGTGTTGATACTATTGACTGGAAAAAACCATCAGAAGAAGTAATCTGGAATCGGGTAATGAAAAAAATACATAATGGAGCCATTGTGCTTATGCATCCTACGGAAGTAACGGCCAAGGCTTTACCCGTTCTTATTAAAGAAATTACTGCTAAGGGATATATAATTACTACGGTTTCCGATATAATCAAATAA